A single window of Salvia splendens isolate huo1 chromosome 8, SspV2, whole genome shotgun sequence DNA harbors:
- the LOC121744905 gene encoding probable plastidic glucose transporter 2: MLADLQRSSTHKRAMDPRDYDESTDLEDDTELLESSMEQETENPPWKLSIPHVLVATIVPFLFGYHLGVVNEPLETISVDLGFHGHTLQEGLVVSTCLAGAFVGSLISGWVADEVGRRRAFQLCALPMLIGAPICATSRNLTGMLVGRILVGIGLGIGPPVASLYVTEISPAHVRGTYGSFIQIATCLGLMAALVVGIPVRSIFGWWRFCFWMSIFPASMLALLMAFCAESPHWLYKQGRHGEAENELEKLLGASHAKDAIVQLSKTQRGDEIDTIKLAELLCGRHSRVVFIGSTLFALQQLSGINAVFYFSSTVFRRAGVSSNLANVCVGIANLIGSFIALALMDKLGRKALLLWSFFGMAASAGLQVLAAASPPSNTIGFLLSVGGMMLFVLMFAVGAGPVPGLLLPEIFDNRIRAKAMAFCMSVHWVANFLVGLLFLRLLDRMGPQLLYSMFGSFCLLAVVFVKQNVLETKGKSLQEIEIALLAQDQS, from the exons ATGTTAGCAGACTTGCAAAGATCATCAACGCATAAACGAGCAATGGACCCTAGGGACTACGATGAATCCACTGATCTTGAAGATGATACTG AGCTTCTAGAGAGTAGTATGGAGCAAGAAACTGAAAATCCACCTTGGAAGCTTTCCATTCCACATGTGCTGGTGGCTACTATAGTTCCCTTCTTATTTGGCTATCATCTTGG AGTTGTCAATGAGCCTCTTGAAACCATTTCTGTTGATCTTGGTTTCCATGGGCATACCCTGCAAGAAG GCTTGGTGGTTAGTACTTGTCTTGCTGGAGCTTTTGTTGGATCACTGATTAGTGGTTGGGTTGCTGATGAAGTTGGACGTCGTAGAGCTTTTCAGTTGTGTGCTTTGCCTATGCTTATTGGTGCTCCAATATG TGCCACATCTAGAAATTTGACAGGAATGCTTGTGGGAAGGATTTTAGTTGGCATTGGCTTGGGTATTGGTCCACCAGTTGCATCTCTTTACGTAACTGAG ATATCACCTGCACATGTGAGGGGTACTTATGGCAGCTTTATTCAGATAGCCACTTGTCTTGGGCTGATGGCCGCTCTAGTGGTTGGAATTCCAGTAAGGAGTATTTTTGGATg GTGGCGCTTTTGCTTTTGGATGTCTATCTTTCCCGCTTCAATGCTAGCTCTTTTAATGGCGTTTTGTGCCGAATCTCCACACTGGCTATACAAg CAAGGAAGACATGGTGAAGCTGAGAATGAACTTGAGAAGCTTCTCGGAGCTTCCCATGCAAAAGATGCAATAGTACAGCTATCAAAGACTCAGAGAGGAGATGAAATTGATACCATAAAGCTTGCGGAATTGCTTTGTGGGCGGCACTCAAGAG TTGTTTTTATTGGATCAACCCTATTTGCTTTACAACAGCTTTCTGGAATAAATGCTGTGTTTTATTTCTCTTCAACTGTCTTTAGACGTGCTGGAGTTTCCTCGAACCTAGCAAATGTTTGTGTGGGGATCGCAAATTTAATAG GTTCCTTTATCGCTCTGGCGTTGATGGATAAGCTAGGAAGGAAGGCGCTCCTGCTGTGGAGCTTCTTTGGCATG GCTGCTTCAGCGGGTCTTCAAGTTCTTGCAGCAGCTTCACCTCCTTCAAACACGATTGGGTTTTTACTATCTGTCGGTGGAATGATGCT GTTCGTCTTAATGTTTGCTGTTGGAGCCGGTCCAGTTCCTGGTCTTTTGCTCCCTGAAATATTTGACAACCGAATCAGAGCAAAAGCTATGGCTTTTTGTATGTCCGTGCATTGG GTGGCAAATTTTCTTGTTGGGTTGTTGTTCCTGCGTTTGCTGGATCGCATGGGGCCTCAGCTGCTCTACTCAATGTTTGGCTCATTCTGCTTGCTCGCAGTTGTCTTTGTGAAGCAAAATGTGCTGGAAACCAAAGGGAAATCACTACAAGAAATCGAGATAGCTCTCCTTGCTCAGGATCAGTCTTAA